From the Drechmeria coniospora strain ARSEF 6962 chromosome 02, whole genome shotgun sequence genome, the window TGATTGAACATTGCATGATGAGGGATTGTGATTGATTTGAAGCGGAGCAGCGTAAGCAGCGTATAGTTCACGTCGTCTTGTTGTCGCAAAATTGCCGCTCGAGCCAGAGACAACGTCGTTGATGGTGATGCTTGGTTTCGCGAATATAGCATCATGAGCTCGGTAGCCAAAAGATTACGTGAAAATTTCGTCACACGATTCTCTTATTATGTCTTGCACATAGCCGCCACTGCTTGAATGACCAAGTTCTGCAGAGTCGACAGGCGAACGACCCGGCTCTGAGTGCCATGGCAACCAACCAAGGCGTGAATGCTGTACGGCAGGCGATATTACAATGACCATAGCCATTCGTGAGCCAGCATGTGAGTTGAACGGCCTCTCTCACGTGAGGCTCGTCTGCTCCAGCATTGCGTTTTCCTCCGACTCGCACTCGTCTTGGAACCTCATCGCTCGCTGACTTGATGCTGAACGTTGACACCTGGATGGAACAAACCACCGACCACCAACCACCAACCGACAACAAGACACTGCCCGAGCAACCTACCCAGATACACCGACACCAGTAGGCAAAACCATACTGTTTCTTGGTCTGATGCAGATCGCCCAACAGACGCAGTCCGTTCCGCTCCAAAGGACCCCGGAATCGAAGAGATCGAAGTGGTTGACGGAAGAGTACCACGAGCACTCGGTTCCTGCCTGAGGTTGAAGCCCGAGAGACGAATTGAACACCAAGAGACTGTTCGCTGCGCTTTATTTCCTCCTCCAACCCGTCTTCATCCATCTCGCCCCCCTCTACTTTGATTTCCTTCTCAGCTGCTCACGAGCCGTTGTGAATAGCGCGTTGGACTGCAGGTGGCTACGAAAGTCCCTGACATCTTGTGAGTGTTCTCTTCTGATTTTCTTTCATCTCCATCGCTGAGCGACTTGCTCACGCCGCGTCGGTTGCACCTTGCGTATGGCAAACTTCAACCCTTCCGTTGTCAAAGCTGCCTGCTGGCTCTTCCATTGCATGTTTCTTCGTGCCCTGCTACAACTCCCTACTCCCTGAAAGCTACGACCTCCTAGATGCTCCCTTGATTTTGGAGTTTGATTGATTCAAGAAACCTTTCTGGCTCCGCTGTCACTTCGGAAATGCCCCTCTACACATGCATCATGATAGCAatggacgatgacgatgacaaCTAGTGGTGAATTTCTTGCTGGAAAAATCACTGACCGTCGTCCAGGAACACCACTCATTCCTCCAGTCTCGATTGTTCCGCCGCCACCAAGACGCCGTGTTTGACTGGTTCGGTTTCTCGTGCTTCCTTTGTAAcgaatcgacgacgagccataCGACGCACCATGGAGTCATCATCTCCTCGCGAAATCATTGCCCAGCATGTGCACAGACGGCAACCTCACGACGTCAGCGGACTGCCGAGTGCCCAACGTTGGTGCCTCGCCCCGGAGGTCCCCCTGGCTGCTGAGTTGATGGCAAATGACCCGCCGGCCTTGCCAAGGGTTGATCAAGAAAGGGCGATGCCCAAGATGGAATATCTGGAGGCGCAGTATCGTCTTCACAGATACGAAGCCACGGAACCGCTGCGGAAAGCCATCCAGCAGTTTCGTCGCGACCAGTTCACGGCGAAACAAAACAATGCGTTTACATATACTCAGGTGTGTCGCACCACCGATCCGGGCCGCCAAAGGTATGCTGACCCGGTCAAGGTCAAGATACATGGATACATTATCAGAAACTCGAGAGCCGCGTGCCGCGTCTCCTTTTCCACGGAAAACGACGACTCGGAGATGCTGGGGACGGCTCCCGAACGACTGCTCCCTGGAACTCTTGTTGCTCTGACACCTCGTGCAGATGGATTTCGCACAAAGTGCCTCGTCGCGACGGTGGCTGCATGCTCCGACAGCGGTtcggccgtcgacttgaCCTGGGCCGTCGACACCGACGCGGTGATGGACCCGACAACCATTTTCGTCATGCTGGAACCCAAGCACGGATACTTTGAAGCGAACCGTCACATCATGCTTGGCCTGCAGCACGCTGCGTTTTCCGCGTAGGTGGACAAGAGGAGTTTGTTCGTACCGTCCACGTTGACTGACATCCTCGCCCAGATCACGTCTCGACAAGTACATTTACGAACCGTTTTCGGGGCACAAGGATGCTCTGATTTTGCGAGAAACCCCCTGCAACCGAGCATCGATCCCACCGTCGGCGGAAAGCTTGGATCCGTCACAGCGCGACGCATTCAACCTCGCCACCTCCAAGGAGCTCACCATCGTGCAAGGTCCACCAGGTACCGGAAAGACCTTCACCTCGCTGGTCGCCATCGAGAGCTTTGTGGAAACTCTCAAACACTGCGAACATGGCAAGTGTGAGGGGACACCGGCACCGCCCGTCATCATCGCGGCCCAGACGAACCATGCCCTCGACAAGCTACTCGACCGCTGCATGAAATGCGGCATAGGCAGCATTGTCCGCCTTGGAGGTGGATCTACCAGCAGCACCATCATCGAAAGATCGCTCTTCAACCTTCGTCGGAAGTGTGGGAGTCGTGATGGAAGTGCAGAGTGGGGGACGCAGAAACGACTTCGCCGTTCCCTCAGAGATGTCATCACCGAAGGGTTTCCCGCAGGCTTGTTGGAGGCCAAAGACATGCTTCAAATGGGCTTCATTAGCCATGACCAGTACCGATCGCTTGTCGAAGGCGACTGGGAGACGGCGGAGCCGATGGAAGGACCTGTCGCCATCTGGCTTGACCATTATCAtcagcaacggcagcggGAGAGCCCCGATGCATCCGCGGCCTCTGCGTTCACGTCGGGAGGCGAGAGGGACTTTACGCCGATTGAAATATCGAGACCCGTGGCTGCTCTTTTGACCTTTCAGCATGCAAACGATGTCAACGATATCTGGCTACACCGGGCAAAGCGGCTCTTGGCAATGAATTCTGACCTGTATCAAATCAAACCAATCTACAGAGGCAACGTCTACTGCTACCTTTACAAAAAGATGTTCGACGCAGTCACGATCCAAGTGCAGCGCATCGtgcgcgagctcgacgcgaGCTGCAGGAACCTGACGGCGGCCCGATGGGAAACGAGCGTCCGGGCGATtcgcgacgatggcgtccgAATCCTTGGATGCACCACGACGGGTCTTGCCAAGTACCGCGGTCTGATTGCGGCTCTCCAACCTCGGATCATGCTCGTCGAAGAGGCGGCAGAAGCGCGCGAGGGCAACATCGCTGCCGCCTTGTACCCGACCCTTGACCAGCTTGTTCTCGTCGGAGACCACCAGCAGCTCGTGCCTCAGGTTCAGGTCCACGAGCTCTGCGTCGAACCTCACCGGCTCAACGTGTCCCTGTTCGAGAGGCTTGTCAACCTCAAAATCCCGTACTGCGCGCTCCGCGTGCAGAGGCGCATGGTTCCCACGCTTCGTCGAGTCGTGCAAACATTCTACCCCAACCTCGAAGACCATGAAAGCGTCACAAGGCCGGCGCTTCGACCTCCAGTCCCGGGCATGGGCGACTGCCGCTTGTGGTGGTTCCAGAATCGGTGGACGCAAAGtcgaggcgccgacggtTACTCCTACGCAAACCCCAGAGAGGCGGAAATGATCGTCTCGTTCGTCAGATATCTCGTCCAGAACGGAGTGAGGCCGCAGCAAGTGACGGTCTTGGCCTATTACTCGGCCCAGGTTGAACTGATCAAGCGCAGGATGACGCGCAATGCCTACCTCATGGTTCGGGCCAAGGCCGTCCGGGACGAGACCTTGGCGGACTTTGAGTGGGCGGTACGAACCATTGACGGATTCCAAGGCGAGGAAAACGACGTCATCCTGCTGTCCCTGGTTCGCGGGCCAGACACGCTCGGCGGCAGGGCCAAGCCGGGATTCGTTGCGGACGAGAACCGAGCGGTCGTTGCGACGAGCCGCGCGAGATGCGGATTCTACATCTTTGGCAACGTGGAAAACGTTCTCCAGGGCAGCAGAAGAAGCAGGGAGACCTGGGGTAAAGTTTTTCGAGCATTCGAGGGACATACGGGCGAAAGCCTCCCGGTAACCTGCCAGGCCCACGGCAAAGTTACCAAAATATCGCAGCCAAGAGACTGGGATGACGTTTCGACTGGTGGATGCCTCGCCAGGTGCAGGGTAAAGTGCGCAAATGGCCACCCTTGCCTGCTGACCTGCCATCCCCGGCaaaccgacgacgacgtgggcAAGAGGGATTATCCCAAGAACGCAGCACCATACGGCCAAGCGTGCCAGTGCGCCCAAGGCTGCGGCGTCTGGGACGACCAAGCGCAATCGATCGGCCTCGATGGCAGCTTCTCTGCACCTCAGCAGCCGGACGGGTGCGGTAGCCAGGACAATGCGATGGTAACGAGTGACATGATTCTCGAGCAGGGAGCCCACAACTACTTTGAAAGCTTAGCCAGAGGAAACCAAAGCGACGAATCCGACTCGGAGTCGTTCGAGGAACTGCTCATTTCGCTGACGCGGAACAAGAAATAGAGCGGCAACGGCAGGGCTGGGCGAGGAACTTTTCTTCGCCGGAACCGAGCAAGGAGTCGACCAAACACCAGCGGGCTCCGACATTGAGAGAGGATGGACGAAGTAATGAGCAAATATTTGGGAGACTGGCAACCCTGAGACGACAAGGCAGAGACATGAGGCGATTGTCAAGGTCGATGATATGGCCGTCACGGAACAAGAATGAGGCAACGTCAAGGACGGTTCGGTTCGTTGGAAGCCAGGTAAGGGGCAATGGGGTCACGCAATAATTTCCAACAAGATGGGATGCTTGATATCTGGCTGATTTCGTGACGTGCATGGGATGAAATTCTTTTGTTGGTGTCGTATTCGGTGAAGATGTCGAGCAGGACTTTATTAACCGTCGAATATGCAGTGCTGCCTATTGCTGCGGCGGCCAGGACGTGGGTGCCCCAGGCGTTAATTCCTTCGTGCCTTACTAAGCCGACCAGTGAGAGCCTCAActacgacggcgacgaggctgaAGACCTAGCAACCTCCCGTTTCCCAGACACTTCCAGCTCAAAATCGGCGCTCTCGGCtctcggcttcgtcctcaGGCTGCCCCATGGAACGcgatggacgaggaggatcgGTTTtccgccagctcggccgagtcggagcGGGAGAATGAGCAGGATGAGGCGAtggaggacgtcgacgaggcaaacaacgacaacgaggcagacgaggaCAACAtggacgaagatgacgacggcgacgacgacggcgaggtcgacaacgaggtcgacggcgacgacgcggctgacgacgggcaaaacgccgacggcgagacgaggATGAAGCCGAGCAAGTCTGCGAGCCCCGGCCCCCCGACGCCTCCGTCACGACCCATGGTTCGACCCGAGGTGCTCACGGCGAAGCTCTACGACATTGTGCccacgatggcggcgccgcaGTCCACCAGCGTCAACGCCATGGCCATCACGCCCGACCTGCGATACTGGATAACCGGAGGCTCGGACGGGTACATCCGCAAgtacgacggcgccggcaccatcAACGGCAAGCTCGCCTTGACGGTGGCGCAGAAGCACCCCTTCGTCGACAGCGTCACCAAGGCGGGCATCCTCATGTCTTACTGGGAGAAcgaggagccgtcgtcgtcgagccgcgGCGACCAGGAGCACGTGCTGTCGCCCGTCTACTCGCTCGCCGTCCACTCCGAGGCCCTCTGGCTCCTGTCCGGCCTGGAGTCGGGCGGCATCAACCTGCAGAGCGTGCGGCACGACGAGGGGAAGAAGATCTGCTGCCTGCAGCGGCACACCAACGCCGTGAGCGTGCTGACGCTCGCGCCCGACGAGACGAGCGTGCTGAGCGGCGGCTGGGACAAGAACATGTTCGACTGGGACCTCAACACGGGCCAGACGAAGCGGAACTTTGACGGCTCCGGCGGTCAGATATCGTCCATCGAGCtgcggccggcgagcggcgTGGCCAtcccggccgaggcggacgagccgatgccgtcgacgaccatgACGTCGCACGACGGCCTGCCGCTGCTCAACGGCGGCTCgcacgacgaggtcgacggcggctcggcgacggggttcgaggccgacgcgTCCGCCGACGCGCGCGACGCCGAAGCCTCGCCTGCCCACGAGAGCCTGTTCGGGGGCAGCGACGCCGGCAGCCTGTTTGGCGAGACGGCAGGGGAGCAGCCCTTtgggcacgacgacgacggattCGGCACGAGCATGGGCATCATGAGCGGGCACGAGGGCGGCATGGACCACTCGGCcgacatggccatggccggcatggaggccgaggagggcgagccggcaccgtcgacgcagacgcagacgcagacgcagcagacggagccgacggagacggcgtcggagccGACGCAGACGCAGCCGACGCAGACGCAGCCGACGCAGACGCAGCCGACGCAGACGCAGCCGACTCAGGACGAGATGGAGGCTGGCGCCCGCGCGACGAGCGAGGGCCGAGGGGACGAGTCGCCACCCGCGCCGGTGACGACCGAGACgggcccggcggcggcccctgCTTCCCCCTCGCACCGGCCGCCGGAGGATTCGCGGCAGCAGGCGGGGGACGGGAAGGCGGCCGGGAGgtccccgtcgccggccatggtgaCGACCAACGCGCAGGCTCCGGCGCACTACGATCCTTcgcggtcgtcgacgacgacctttctctcgtcggccatcgacggcaccatcCGGCTCTGGGACAGGCGGATGGCGCAGCCGGCGGCACGCATCGCCAACCGGCCGGGCGTGCCCCCGTGGTGCATGAGCGCCTGCTGGAGCCCCGACGGCAACATGGTGTACGCGGGGCGGCgcaacggcaccgtcgaggagTTCGACGTCCGCAGGGCCAAGCGAGGCTGGGAGCCCGAGAGGGTGCTCAGGTTTCccgccggcagcggcgccgtGAGCGCCGTCAAGCCCATGATGAACGGCCGGCACCTCGTGTGGTAGGTGACGAcgcctcgaccgacgacggggcCATGACTGACGGGCCGCAGCGCATCTCACGACATCCTGCGCCTCTACGACCTCCGAGACACGCGTGCGCTCAAGCACTCGACGGTGCCCTTCCTCATCATCCCGGGGCCGCCGCGGGCCGGCGTGATATCCGGCCTGTACGTGGACCCGACGAGTCGGTTCATGCTGAGCTCGTCGGGAACAAGGGGGTGGGAGGGGACGAGCACCGAGGTGCTGATTGGATACGAGATCAACGTCGTGAACGGCTAGGCGGCCGTGCGTCGCGCGTGCCCTcgcgtcgaggcgacggccgggaCGTGCAAGGGTGGGTGgcacgccgccgcgagctgcGGTGCGACCGACCCTTGGTGGCCGGCCGGAGGATTCTGCTCGACCTGGCGTCGGTTGGTCGACGGGAGTTGTTGGCGCCCCTCGGCACTCTTCGGTAGGACCGGAGGGTGTGGGGGGTGGTGCTTCGTATTATTCGGTGCTGGTTTCCAACAGCCTAGCGGCATCTCAGCATGAATCTTGGTGTTGGATACGGACGCTGGACGACGGACGCTGGACGACGGAAGCTGGACGACGGAAGCTGGACGACAGACGCTCCGCCGGATGCTCGGTTGATGGCGTCGCCGATGATTGTTGGTCGTTGCGTTGGTCGTGTCGTTGCTCTGGCTGTCCCCGTTGGTCCGTCAAGGTTTCTCCCGCCTCTGGGTGTGCGTGTGGGCGGGTGGGTGCGTTTGCGTTTGCGTGAGTGCGTTGGTTGTGTTGTGTGCGTCGATTGTGTTGCGTGCGTCGATTTTGTCGTGTGCGTCGATTTTGTTGTGTGCGTCGGTTGTGTGGTGTGCGTCGATTGTGTTGGTGGTGGTTGATTTCGGTGTGGTGTATTTCCTGTTGGTTCTGCCCCCCTCGCCACCCTCCTGTTTCTTCCCCCTCTCCTCATTCgaccggcctcgacgacatggacACCGTTGGTGGCACAAACGCCGCCACGAGACAGCTATTGTCGTGCCATCGACCCACTCGAGCTTGCATTGATTCCCATTGTCGGCTTCGCTCTAATCCGTTGGATCCGTTCGCCCTTCCCGACGGCGGATCGCCCTGCCGACCGGTCGACTGACGTTGCACagctcgtccgtctcgagcaGCCACCGCTGGCGGGCCGTCTGGGTCGATGCGGACGCTGGTCGGTCTTTGCCTTGTCGGAACGGCACTCGCATGCTGTCCATGACTGCTCTCTGCCACCCCGGACGTGTCCTTGACCCTTCGAGTCCTCCGATGGGATCGATGGTGCACCTGCTGACGGTTGTTGAGCATCGCGAGACGCCACGAGGCCGACCCATTTCTTTCAAACCACGCCAGCCTCGCCTTTCGAGCTGCGGCAGACGGCCTGTGCGGAATGGGACGCGGCTAGAGTTATCGGACAATGTAGGACAATCGGCCGCGGCctctcgtccgagtcgactCGCCGGGGCGCCTCGTACGGCTGACGATGGGCACGGGCCAGACTCGACGTCAACAATAggcatcctcctcgcccgtcgGGGGAGAGTCCACGATGGGTTCAATAGAAGCGGGAAAAGTCtgtgcgtcgtcgacgacgccgagcggaATGGTCCGACGAAAATCgagtcgccggcgaggcggagcTCACGATGAACCGGAGGCATATATTTAGGTCGACGAGATCGACGATGCCTCGAACCTCCGTCAGGCCGCTGCTCCCACGCATCCCCTATCCTAGCCTCTCCTTCGACTCGCCCCCTATTCTACCTCGTGTCCTTAGCACGCCATCTCCCATCATGAAGGTTGCCATCATCGGAGGAGGccccgccggcctcgtgACGCTCAAGTACCTCAAGGAAGCCCACAAGTCGCTGGCATGTGAGCCCGTCGAGGCTCGCCTGTTCGAGTATCATGAGCGTGTCGGCGGCACCTTTGCGGCCCGGACgtacgaggatgccgaggtgAGCGAGCCGTGCTTGACCGCGGCCGATCATCGAGAGCCCGGAGCGGCCGTCTGACCGTTGAAACAGCTCGTCTCGTCCCGACAGCTCACCATGTTCTCCGATTTCCGCGTCGACGGGCCCGAGGACTTCATCGCGGCGGAAAAGTAcgtcaagtacatgcacgacTACTGCACGCGTTTCGACCTTTGGCCGCACATCAAGCTGCGCAcgcgcgtcgtcgccgtcaaccgacgcgccggcgccgacggcaaaggccatGTCATCACCTACAAGGCCCAGGACAGCCAGACGCGCCACGAGTGGGAgtgcgacgccgtcgccgtctgctCCGGCTTGCACGTCGACCCCTGCATCCCGCACATCCCGGGCATCGAGAACGTGCCCATGACGATCCACTCGTCCCAGTTCAAGACGAGGAAGCAGTTCGGCGAGGACAAGACCGTCatggtcgtcggcatcggcgagacGGGATCCGACATGGCCCACCTGGCCGTCACGTCCCCGACTCGGAGGGTGCTGGTGTGCCACCGCGACGGATTCCACTCCGGGCCCCAGGTTTGTCGCCTCCGTTGCGTTCGCGCTGCGTCTGTGCCGATGCACGCTGACGGTCGCCCAGAGGAATCCCGGGCCGGCCTTGTTTCCCATCCTTCGCGGATTGAAGGACGAGGAACACTTCAAGGACCCGGGCATCCCCATCGACGTCAGCCGAGCCAACATCTTCGACACGGCCTACGTTCACCCCATCCTCCGGAACTCGATGCTGCTGTGGAACTATTACGACTGGTACATCAACTCCATCCTCTGGCTGTCTGGAGGCAGCACGGCCGGCATGGACCAGTGGTGTGGCGAGATCAGTCGCGAGCGCCATCACCCTTCGAAGAGTAAGCAAAGAAATCCACGCAACCCTCCCCCCCGGCCCCCTTGCCGTCTCCTTTACTctgcacacgcacgcacacacacacgcacacacacacctaCCCACTCACTCACGCACTCGCTCTCACACTCTCTCACACATACACTCACTCTCACATGCCATGTTTGACAGAGCGCGCCCGGTAGCTGACGATTGTGCACGATGCAGTCTTCTTCAACAAGTCGACCAAGATAATCCCCTACCTCAGCCAGCCGTACCGTCCCTCTCAGCCTGGCAAGGATCTGTGGCTCTTTGCTCTGCGATCCGCCATCGTCCAACGCCCTTTTGTCGACACCAAGGGCAGGCACGTCGACCTGGCCCCCTGGCCCGAGGAGATCGACAGCGACGGTTACGTGCGCTTCCGCAACAACGGACGCCCCGAGTACGAGCGCATGAAGAATGAGAAGATCAAGCCGGACATTGTCGTCTTCGCCACGGGATACAGCCAGAGCTTCCCCTTCCTCAACACCACCGACGGTGGCAAGGCCGGAGGGGAAAGGAGGTACCCGATCGCGAGCGAGGCAGACGTGCGCGAGGTGTGGAAGCGGGATGACCCGACCGTCGGCTTCATCGGCTTCCTCCGACCATCCTTCGGCGCCATCCCGCCCCTCGCCGAGATGCAGGCCCAGCTCTGGATCGTCAACCTCCTCGCGCCCAGCAAGATTCCGCGCCCCcttctcgccgaggacgagccgcACTACCGGCTGCTGCCTCCCAAGGGCTGGCGCATCACCTACGGTGTCGACCACGAGAGCTACGTCTACCAGCTCGCCAAGGACCTGGACTCGGCGCCGGGACTGTGGGACGTCTTCGGACTCATGGCCCGCCGATTCACCCGGCCCGTGGCCTGCTGGAAGCTGTTCATCCTGTGGGCGTTTGGAGCCAACCTGACGACCAAGTTCCGCCTTCAGGGTCCATGGCAGTGGGACGGCGCGCAAGACCTCTTTGTATCCGAGGAGTTTTGGCAGACAATCACCCGAAGACCCATTTTCTGGGGTAAGTCCTCGTTCCCCTCTCGCCGTTCCATCCCCCACCACGCCAAAACACGGGCACAGTTTCTGATGACGGTTGAAATACAGGCCACTTTGCCGTTTCCATCCTTCCCATGTCCATCTTCGGTCCCCTAAGCCTGCTGTGCTGGATCTATGCCACCATCGTGGGCGCCGGCTCGTGGCTTCTGAGTCCGATTCTGGGATCCTCTCACGATGGAACCGAACCAGAGAGAAAGGACGTCAAAATGGAGGTCAAGAGTAATGGAACAAAGCTCACACGATGCATGTCATCGCAGTAGGCAGCCCTCTTCATTAGTTGCCTCCTTGGTTAGGTtcatcctcggccatctcTACGAGGCCGAAGGTGAGCGGGAGAGAGGGTCAGAATGGATGATCGATAGTCGATGGAGGCTGTTgagctgtacggagaatgAACGTGTGAAATGGCCATGGGAATATGGCATGCAGCACCGAGGTTTTTTTGGGGGCGTTTCCGAGTTTGATCGTTGGTTGTGTACATATTTATGATCGTGTATTGTTCCCAACGTGTGCAAGCTCTCTTCTCAAGTGCCGTCTCGTTTGTCTCCGGCGCGCTACTGCGCTGAAACCGCAGACTCACTCTTCATTCGATGCATGAAATCACCAGCTCAGGATTGGTCATTTGAAGTTGTATTCTATGCTTCATCTTGAATCATTGCGAAAGCCAAGGATGTACGTCAACAGAACAAACAGTGCCATAGCTGTGCTTACCAAGACTAATCAGACAACAGGCAGGCAGATTGACTCAACACGGCCGAGCCTACCATCGTCACGCCTCATCGTCCTGCCTCATCGTCCGGCATTTGATAATAATGGTGGATTGCTGATTTGAACCCTCTCAATCCAATTTTCGCCCATAACCGATCTATTGTAGCGGCCCTTTGCCGTCTCGAAACACCTCATCCCACCAATGCTCGTTTTCATCAGCCGAGCGACAGGCAGCATCAAGCTCAATCTCTTCAAGTGGTTCAGCAGCCGAGTCCTTGAGAATCTTTGGCTTTTTTCTATCCTTGTTTGACATTGGAGCCCAATAGGTGATGTTGGCGCCTTGGCGATGGATCGAAGCCAAGGGAGCGAGCTCTGCCAGCCGGAGATGAAATTCGAGGAGTTGTCGAAGGTACGGGAAATACCAAGGTCTATCCCACCACGTCGTGATGCGGGCTTTGCTGTCATTAACGTGAGCGTTGTGGTGCATCGCCACCGGCACGACTTCGGTGAACAGATCGGCGTATAGAGGCATATCCTTCCAAGCGGGAGCCTTGACGACGTCCGCCAGAGGATTCCGTGCCGTTGCAACGTCCTCCGGGAGATGCGTGAGCCGCACAGGGGAGATGTTGAGCCGCGCCGAgtgctcgtcgatggccgtcTGGTTGCTCAAATGCAGAAACTCGCCATCGATTTCAGAGAAAACAGTGGGAACGACCAATTGCTGACGGTAGTCGAGACCGAGATGGAACTCCAGGTGATGCTGCACTAGATCCATGgcctcgtcaccgacgccggTATCGTGATCCCTCTGCCACTGCCTCCAGATCTCCTGATCGGCGAAGACTTCGGCAAACATGCCCTGGTCGCTCCA encodes:
- a CDS encoding helicase-like protein gives rise to the protein MESSSPREIIAQHVHRRQPHDVSGLPSAQRWCLAPEVPLAAELMANDPPALPRVDQERAMPKMEYLEAQYRLHRYEATEPLRKAIQQFRRDQFTAKQNNAFTYTQVCRTTDPGRQRYADPVKVKIHGYIIRNSRAACRVSFSTENDDSEMLGTAPERLLPGTLVALTPRADGFRTKCLVATVAACSDSGSAVDLTWAVDTDAVMDPTTIFVMLEPKHGYFEANRHIMLGLQHAAFSASRLDKYIYEPFSGHKDALILRETPCNRASIPPSAESLDPSQRDAFNLATSKELTIVQGPPGTGKTFTSLVAIESFVETLKHCEHGKCEGTPAPPVIIAAQTNHALDKLLDRCMKCGIGSIVRLGGGSTSSTIIERSLFNLRRKCGSRDGSAEWGTQKRLRRSLRDVITEGFPAGLLEAKDMLQMGFISHDQYRSLVEGDWETAEPMEGPVAIWLDHYHQQRQRESPDASAASAFTSGGERDFTPIEISRPVAALLTFQHANDVNDIWLHRAKRLLAMNSDLYQIKPIYRGNVYCYLYKKMFDAVTIQVQRIVRELDASCRNLTAARWETSVRAIRDDGVRILGCTTTGLAKYRGLIAALQPRIMLVEEAAEAREGNIAAALYPTLDQLVLVGDHQQLVPQVQVHELCVEPHRLNVSLFERLVNLKIPYCALRVQRRMVPTLRRVVQTFYPNLEDHESVTRPALRPPVPGMGDCRLWWFQNRWTQSRGADGYSYANPREAEMIVSFVRYLVQNGVRPQQVTVLAYYSAQVELIKRRMTRNAYLMVRAKAVRDETLADFEWAVRTIDGFQGEENDVILLSLVRGPDTLGGRAKPGFVADENRAVVATSRARCGFYIFGNVENVLQGSRRSRETWGKVFRAFEGHTGESLPVTCQAHGKVTKISQPRDWDDVSTGGCLARCRVKCANGHPCLLTCHPRQTDDDVGKRDYPKNAAPYGQACQCAQGCGVWDDQAQSIGLDGSFSAPQQPDGCGSQDNAMVTSDMILEQGAHNYFESLARGNQSDESDSESFEELLISLTRNKK
- a CDS encoding dimethylaniline monooxygenase, which translates into the protein MPRTSVRPLLPRIPYPSLSFDSPPILPRVLSTPSPIMKVAIIGGGPAGLVTLKYLKEAHKSLACEPVEARLFEYHERVGGTFAARTYEDAELVSSRQLTMFSDFRVDGPEDFIAAEKYVKYMHDYCTRFDLWPHIKLRTRVVAVNRRAGADGKGHVITYKAQDSQTRHEWECDAVAVCSGLHVDPCIPHIPGIENVPMTIHSSQFKTRKQFGEDKTVMVVGIGETGSDMAHLAVTSPTRRVLVCHRDGFHSGPQRNPGPALFPILRGLKDEEHFKDPGIPIDVSRANIFDTAYVHPILRNSMLLWNYYDWYINSILWLSGGSTAGMDQWCGEISRERHHPSKIFFNKSTKIIPYLSQPYRPSQPGKDLWLFALRSAIVQRPFVDTKGRHVDLAPWPEEIDSDGYVRFRNNGRPEYERMKNEKIKPDIVVFATGYSQSFPFLNTTDGGKAGGERRYPIASEADVREVWKRDDPTVGFIGFLRPSFGAIPPLAEMQAQLWIVNLLAPSKIPRPLLAEDEPHYRLLPPKGWRITYGVDHESYVYQLAKDLDSAPGLWDVFGLMARRFTRPVACWKLFILWAFGANLTTKFRLQGPWQWDGAQDLFVSEEFWQTITRRPIFWGHFAVSILPMSIFGPLSLLCWIYATIVGAGSWLLSPILGSSHDGTEPERKDVKMEVKSNGTKLTRCMSSQ